The Acidobacteriota bacterium DNA window TGCGGCAGCGCCGATCTGTTCGAGGCCCTCGGCGTCAATGTCGCGGCGCCCCCGCCGGTCGTCGAAGCGTGCCTGGCCGAGACGGGCATGGCCTTTCTCTTCGCCCCGGTGTTCCATCCATCTATGCGGAACGTCGCGGAGGTGAGAAGGGAGTTGGGCGTGCGAACCGCGTTCAACCTGCTCGGCCCGCTGACCAATCCGACCCATCCCCGACGTCAACTGATTGGGGTGCCGCGGCCCGAGTGCACGGAACTGATTGCCCGGTCGCTCTCACTGCTCGGATCCGAGCGCGCGTGGGTCGTGCATGGCGCCGACGGACTCGATGAGATCTCGACCACGGGCTACACGAAGGTGTCAGAGGCCCGCGGCGGCACGGTCAACACGTTCTATCTGCATCCGGGTGACGCCGGCCTGCCGAAGGCGACGCTGGCGTCGCTTGCCGGTGGCGACGCGGCCACCAATGCCGAGATGGCGAGAGAAATTCTGCGGGGCAGCACCGGGCCAGCGCGCGACATCGTGCTCCTGAACGCCGGTGCCGTGCTTCTGCTGGCGGGAAAGGCCGACACGCTTCGCGATGGCATCGCGCGGGCGGGACAGGCGATCGACTCAGGCGCGGCGCAGGCCACGCTCGATCGCCTCGTGGCCCGGTCGAACGACCTGAGCGGCGCCTCTTCGAGAGCGGGAGCATAGACGTGCCGACGTTCGGCTCGAGGCGCTCGGGGAATCTGCTGGATGCCATCGTTGCCGCGGCGCGGCGCACGGTCGAGACGCGGCGCGCGAGCGAATCGGCGATCGCACTGGCCGGGCGGGCGGCACGGCTCGAGCCCAGGGGCGCGATGTTTCGAGAGCGCCTGTGTCGGGTGACCGAAGTCAATGTGATCGCCGAGTGCAAGCGCCGATCGCCGGCACGAGGTATCCTGCGGAGTGAGTACCACCCCGGCGACCTCGCGAGGTCGTACGAGCAGGGCGGCGCGGCGGCGATTTCCGTGCTGACCGAGCCCACGTTCTTCGATGGGTCACTTGCGCATCTGGAAGAGGTCAGGGCCGCGGTTGCCTTGCCGATCCTCCGGAAGGACTTCATCGTTGATCAGTACCAGTTGCTGGAGGCGAGGGCAGCGGGCGCGGACGCGGTCCTTCTGATAGTCGCGGCCTGCTCGCTCTCGGAACTGGCCGCGTTGATCGACGTCGCCCAGAAGATGGGCCTGGCGACGCTGGTCGAGGCCCACTCGGGAGAGCAGATTCAGCAGGGCATCGACGCGGGCGCCACGATCATCGGCGTCAACAGCCGGGACCTGAGAACACTGGACGTGGATCTTTGCGCCTGCGACGCGCTCGTCGGCCAGATTCCGCCCGGGTGTGTCGCCGTTGCGGAAAGCGGCATCCGATCGCTCGCGGACGTCGGGCATCTGCGCGCGGTTGGCTATCAGGCCATGCTGATCGGAGAGTGGCTCATGTCGGCAGCCGATCCGTGCAAGAGACTTCAGGAGGTTGCCGCAATCGGCGGCGCGGTCATGCGCGGCCGCGAAGATGGCGCAGCGGGCGCGACCCGGAGGGAGAGACGGTGAGCCGCACCCGAATCAAGATCTGCGGGATGACCAATGTCGAGGACGCACAACTGGCGGTTGACCTCGGCGCCGACGCGGTCGGGTTCGTGTTCTGGCCGGCAAGCCCGCGATACGTCACCCTCGAACAGGCCGGTCTGGTCGCCGCCACGCTCCCGCGCTTCGTGACGGCGGTCGGCGTGTTTGTCAACGAGTCACCCGACCGGATCCGTCGCGTGATTGATGAGGTGGGTCTTGGAGCGGTGCAACTGCATGGCGACGAACCCGTCGAGCAGTGGCTCTCGATGCCCTGCCACACGCTGAAGGCCGTCGGGATCGACGACAGGTTCGACACGGCGTCGCTGGCGGCCTGGCCGAGCACCGTGATGCCGCTGCTGGATGTGGCTGACCCGGCGCGCCGCGGTGGAACAGGGAAGGCGATCGACTGGA harbors:
- a CDS encoding phosphoribosylanthranilate isomerase, with translation MSRTRIKICGMTNVEDAQLAVDLGADAVGFVFWPASPRYVTLEQAGLVAATLPRFVTAVGVFVNESPDRIRRVIDEVGLGAVQLHGDEPVEQWLSMPCHTLKAVGIDDRFDTASLAAWPSTVMPLLDVADPARRGGTGKAIDWTRAAAAARLRRIVLAGGLRPENVEQAIDTVAPYAVDVSSGVEREPGVKDAERMSAFVAAVARADARRTR
- the trpD gene encoding anthranilate phosphoribosyltransferase; translated protein: MLGDLLQTVMRRQDLTADQATAAMDAIIDGRARGAQVAGLLVGLAMKGERPDEIVGFARSMRARAVRINAPEGGTVDLCGTGGDGAGTFNISSVAAVVVAACGVTVAKHGNRSVSSRCGSADLFEALGVNVAAPPPVVEACLAETGMAFLFAPVFHPSMRNVAEVRRELGVRTAFNLLGPLTNPTHPRRQLIGVPRPECTELIARSLSLLGSERAWVVHGADGLDEISTTGYTKVSEARGGTVNTFYLHPGDAGLPKATLASLAGGDAATNAEMAREILRGSTGPARDIVLLNAGAVLLLAGKADTLRDGIARAGQAIDSGAAQATLDRLVARSNDLSGASSRAGA
- the trpC gene encoding indole-3-glycerol phosphate synthase TrpC, yielding MPTFGSRRSGNLLDAIVAAARRTVETRRASESAIALAGRAARLEPRGAMFRERLCRVTEVNVIAECKRRSPARGILRSEYHPGDLARSYEQGGAAAISVLTEPTFFDGSLAHLEEVRAAVALPILRKDFIVDQYQLLEARAAGADAVLLIVAACSLSELAALIDVAQKMGLATLVEAHSGEQIQQGIDAGATIIGVNSRDLRTLDVDLCACDALVGQIPPGCVAVAESGIRSLADVGHLRAVGYQAMLIGEWLMSAADPCKRLQEVAAIGGAVMRGREDGAAGATRRERR